TTTGGATACACGACCTTCCCGTTCGTCGTCGGACGGCTGGAGTAAGGCGGGTTGAACGGACTGCGACGCCGGAAAGAAAGCTTCCAACGGCGGCGTCGCCATGCAGGCGATGGAGCATGCAATGAGCATCGATCGTTTCCTCCGGATAGGGTTACGCGCGAAAAGAGCGTGGTCGAACGGCGCGCGTGACAAGCAACAATCGCCTTAGCAGAAGCCGCCCGACTCACCGTATGTACTGTACCGTTACAAATAGTACAGCTATTTCTTCAATTGTCAAGTTCACGCTCTTCGAACGAGCCAGAATGCGGTGAAGAGGGGAATGCCGAACGCGAGGGCGGCGAGGGCCCAGCACATGGTCTCGACAGGACGGAGGAGTCGGCGTCGTGCAAGGATGACCGTACCAGTGGTCGCCATCAGCGAGAGTATTCCGGCAAGAAACCACATCGCGCGCGGCACTTCGACCGGGGCTCGAGGCGCGATCCAGGCATCACCGGATCCCATTCCTGCAGCGCCGGCGAAGACGTTACGGAATGCCGGCGAGATCCAATAGGACCTGAAGCGATGGAAAGCTGGATTGTCCGGTTTCATCGAGCGACGGGCGAGCGATATCACATCGCCGGCAGAGTCGATCGTCACCAACTCCTGCCAGGCGGCGTGCGGACCATCGATGCTGTCCCTTCCGAAGAGAAAGGACACGATGACATCATCCCGGAGAAGTTTCGCGTCCAGCCTCTGGAGATCGCCCGCGGGGCCGGGCAGGGGTATTGCCCCTTTCGTCGTTACAGTACCGTCGTCCTCGAAGGCTCTTCGATCAAGAAGGTAAAGTGACTTGTCGCTCAGGACGGTGATCGTCGGCCCCGCCGGAAAGGGTGCGGTGAGGATCGTCTCGTCTCGGGGCAGCTGGAGGAGCCGTTTGAGGACACCGGAGCGCGCGTCGAGCCGGTATAGGCTTCCGCCGGCGATCATCTTGTCGTCATCGAAGGGTCGCGGCGGTGCTTCGAAGCCGTCTTGCGGCTTCAATGGCCCTATGGAGCTCCCATCGTTCGACCGTATGCCTACCAACGCATTTCTGTCGTGACTGTACGTCCAATCGATACCGCCGTGGAGTTCCGTGAAGGAGATCGGACCGGAATTGGAGAGTTCACCTCTGATGGGCAGGTCGCCGTGGGGAACCGGCAGCCGGATCGCTTCGAAGTCTTCCGATCCCGCTCCCAAGAGGTTCGCGCCGCGCGTCGAAGCGGTTTCCAGGCCTGAGGCTATGATATCGTTGCTATCGATGCGCATGGCTTCGATCATCCCGCCGGAGGGAGGGTCTACTTCGGGACTGCTACCCATGGCCGACATCGCAAGCTGGTAGGTCAACCCGCTTGCACCGACCATCAGGAGGTAGAGACTCAGCCCGGCGACGCCCACGGTTGCCGCAAGTGGAATTGGGGAGGCAGGAGGGAGTGTCCTTGTCGGCTTGAAGGCGCCCGCCACGAGCACAGCGAGCAGCACTATCAGCAGTAACGGGAGGAGGAGCCCTTCCGCTCCGACACCTTGCCCGCTTACGAGAAGCGCACCGATCGCGAGCGCTCCGCTCCAGCCATAGCGACGTGGAGCCAATGCGAGGTAGCTCCCGACACCAAGTCCGATGAGGGCGAGAAGCGCTCCGCCGGACGCGAGCAGCCAGTGTCTATCGTCGATGACGCGATCGGGCGGGACGGAAAGGCTGGCGATGAAGATGAAGAGTGGTATCGTCACCGAAGCTGCCAGCACGGTGGAACTCGCTCCGATGACGGACGCCATGATCTTCCATGGGGCCAGGGGCCGGTGCAGCAAGGCGATCCATTGGTTCACTCGCGCGTAGTTCGCGGCTTGGTAGAAGCCGAAGATCGCACCGACGAGACCATATGCCGAACCCAGCAGGAACACGATTTCGGCGTCGTCGAAGAGCTTGGGGAAGGTGCGATCGAGGAGGAACAGCGCGATCGCATGCAGGATGGCGAGGCAAAGGCCCCAACGGGCGAACCGGTGGAGTTCCGCCTTGTAGAGCTGGATCATGGGGAATGTCTCAGGTCGCCGTGCCGGCATGGTTTCGGGTGAGATAGGCATCGACCCCACGGGCGAGCGGAACGGTCATCGCTTCGGCCTTGCGGGCACCATGGCTCCGGAGGAAATCTGCAAATGACTTTCCCTGATCGATGACGATGTGATGGTGCACGCCATCGATCACACGATGCTGGAGCAGGCCGGGAATATCCCTTTCAAGGGGCCCGCGAAAGGGGATGTCGGAAACCCAGTGATCGATCCTATCGCAGAACTCGTCCGGTGTTGAGAAACTGACTGCCCGTCCGCGTTCGAGGACGAGCAGCGTATCGGCCAGGCGTTCCACTTCGTCGAATTGATGCGAGCAGTAGATGACAGTCCGGTCGCTCTCTCCGACCGAGTTGACGAGAATGTCCAGCAGGCGACGTCTGGCCACGACGTCTAGACCGAGGGTCGGTTCATCCATGATCAGGAGTTCTGGTGACTGGCCGATCGCC
The genomic region above belongs to Qipengyuania spongiae and contains:
- a CDS encoding ATP-binding cassette domain-containing protein; this translates as MDGLDIVLPRGQIHAVVGSNGAGKSTFFRMLLGFEEPDEGECHILGRPSKKLTPTDRGRIGFVHEEHTLPAWARVDDVLAVQRSLHSERWNEDAFNSIIKSFRLAGSQRVAQLSRGERAGLNLAMAIGQSPELLIMDEPTLGLDVVARRRLLDILVNSVGESDRTVIYCSHQFDEVERLADTLLVLERGRAVSFSTPDEFCDRIDHWVSDIPFRGPLERDIPGLLQHRVIDGVHHHIVIDQGKSFADFLRSHGARKAEAMTVPLARGVDAYLTRNHAGTAT